Within the Eleginops maclovinus isolate JMC-PN-2008 ecotype Puerto Natales chromosome 13, JC_Emac_rtc_rv5, whole genome shotgun sequence genome, the region ctgcaggacacacaccatGAGTACATAGATGATATCACAACCTTTCAGCCTTTCACTATcacttctttttctctcagatTTTTACTGTTATACAAAAAAGTCATACAAAAATACCTCGACATTACATTCAATTAAGGAATTTGTCAATTTCTGAAAAAAGTGCTCTTGCATAACTGATCATGTATGTCGCTTTccttctcactctctctgtcgCTAACTCTCTTCAGGTAGTTTGTTTCTAGACAAAGACCACGAGGGAGATTCACAGTATCGGGGGGTTTAACAGTTGGTGGCCGAACCGGTGCACGTTTCCCTCAAAGAGAAGTGCACATTAAGTTGGGTCAGAGTGTTCAGGGGGGGAGCCAGAGTTTAGATGCTGCCTGTGGGACGGCAGCTGCCACGGGGGGTGTGGCAGGTGGAGCTGCTGCGATACTGTCCTTGGAggaagacagaggagagggTAGGGGGAGGAAATTACATCACAACAACcaggggtggtggtggggagAGATGATGGAGGTCAGCCTAATCTAATATACGTTTGGCAGGGAACCAAGATGAAACCGGCCTCTAAGACATTGTTTTGTCTTGCTTTCCAACATGTTCCAGCCAGCGTTTGGGTCCTAGTGATGGGAGTGAAATGTGGAAGGTGTTTGGGGTATGGGGTCCAGCAGGGGGGACGTCCCTCATGCCTCCATATACTGGGGAGGGGGATCCTTCGGGGGTATAGCGATGGCCTCCTCGTACGGGGGCAGCAGAACCTGAAATGTAACAAGAAAACAGAAGGTGTCTCATTCCAAAGCATACCAATGAGTGTCGTAATTAAGAGGAGCAAAAGACAACTATccaaccacccccccccccccagcattTCCAAATGGGGTTTCAAGAATCATTGGTGGTGCTACCAGAGCTACTAGTAGCAACACATTTAGCGAGTTATTTACGCCAACAGGATAAAAGTATGAAATATATTCCAAAACATAAGAGTAAACGCAGTCACATGTGGAGTCTCTGCCTCGCTCCAACCGACACAACCACTACTAAGCTTTATGTGTGATGACGTCAGCGAAATGCAAATGAGTTTATGCCGGTATTGAGCTCATTTTTGGAGCGATTGCTTTACACAGATCGAGCAATACTTTCCAACACACTACATTTAGTTTTCCACGGTTACGTCTTTGTTGCGCTGTCCGATAACTGCAAAGAACTGACATGCATACTGGAAAGCTGGCAAAAATCAAAAGCTTCATCcccttctgttttgtttgcgtAAAGGTTGACGCACTTCCTTCGTGCGATTCATTACGCATTTATTTCCAATAGACAGGATTGCTAGTAAAAGCTAAGAAATGCTGATGGTGTCATTATAGTCCAttcatttccttccttcctttccatTCTTGCCGCTTTAGTATAGTACATTTGATTATAGATAGACAGAGATTCAGATACAGCCTTAGTAGATGTTGCTGGTTTCTTCTCCATGTTTTTACACTTCAAtcaacatccacacacacttccctgtGCTCTAGAGGCCAGAGTGCCTTGCCTCTCTCTCGGTTTTTTCTCTGTGAACGGTGTTATAAAACCAGCCCTGCTGCTAATTCAGtgggcgagagagagagagagagagagagagagagagagagagagaatatgcTCCGAGGGGATGGAATTGTGAAGCAGCCAGAGAGGCCCGGCGAAAACATCACTGAGAGGATTTGAAATGAAGCAGACAAGCAGACAATTATGTAACATGTCCAGAAAAAGAGAGGACGGTCAGAGATATATAAAGAGAAGggggaaggggagagagagagaagacccTGGTGCATTTTAATGGCGTTTATATAAAACCACGTCAGATAAGCAGCTGGGTACTTGATGTTCAAGGCAGTAAAAAGCCATTCAGACACACTGCTGGCTTTCTAATAGTAAAAATAGATGGAGACCTCTATTCACTCACCACCGTGAGGAGAGGGAAGGCAGTGATTAAACACCGCGTCACTTTCCATACTTTTATGAGCTGTTTATCCTGCCTAAACGATGAGCCATGGATATTTGATGTAATTAGATACTTCTCTTATTAACATGCAGCCTTCACTTTGACCTAGATGGctcagctgttttgtttttcaaatattatattttctagTATACAACTGCACTGGGTTTCATTAATGTAATGATATAAGGCTGTCATCAGATTGTGTACTTTATTAGATATATGTACGCTAATTTATTAATCGCTATTTATCCTGCATATGCATATTTGCTTGGTAAAGCCActggaaaatatttaaattaaaaatgactggGGGACATAACTCTTCTTTTCTACTTTATCTGTCCCGATGAATCTTCAATAGGAATGCACTGGCACTGGTTGAGACACAATAAAAGGGCACCATTGAGCAACACACTAATATTGTTTATGTAGTTtgttacacaaaataaataagacattttCTGTAATTTCCTGCTAACCCGAACTGACAATTTGGTTATGTTGGCTCTCTGCACGCTTTACATTCAACATGTTTTcctaataaagtattttttaaacagagTATTCTATTTCAGACATATTGAGTATTGGAAATGTGGACATAGGACACACAGTATGATATAAATCCCTATGGATTACTTCCTGAGTCAGGTCCATGAGGAAGGACAAATGGACTGATGAGGTGCTACATATTGAGAGGACAGCAGGTGAGACAGATTAATGTGCTGTGTATCGGTGTGGAGGATTACAGACACACGGATAGACGGACAGACAAATGGAAAGCGTGACGACGCTAAAGCCTCTCAGAAACCCCATGAGTCAACACTGACGGGGACGAAGTGGGATGATGGACGAGGGAGAAAGCCGGCTCTGCAAAGCCGGCCAATCACAGCTCAGGAGGATCTACAGCACCTACTGTGCTGCTACCCACAGCAACAATGACACTTCACTGACCGTCAGACAACCGAGATGCTTCTGATCGACTGTTAACTGGCAATACATACTGTGATATGTGGAGGAGATTACTGATTTTATTGTGATAAGTTGATGATATAGATAGGTTTTACAGAGTTAGGGGATATTTTGCTTAGGTAggtaacctttgacacagttcatcatttattccttcctctgtgtcttcCCCTGGCATAGGCTAACGGCCTTGGGTggctgttatcttcattaaggaggggcagcctgggcttctctgttttgcacattttaggactagagcacaagctgacctgagacaGTTTATTGTTTAGGACATCTGGGCGCCTATTTATCTGGCTCCAGGTGCGCTTTGTGTGCACATTCTATTGCCATACAAGTTTTATTTAGATATAGTGTCCGTTGTTATTTAGTCTGGCGCtggaagaatgttgattatccatttggaaaCTAGTTCAAACTTGTTCCTACAGTGGAGGCTTTCACtattggtcgggcaaccgctctgtcgactcgtggctgcagcaaatgtcttgtcaatgttcgccatcaagttccagctctcccatgtctctctgagtttcgtatccattgcttcagaagtttccatcgCATACAGTATGCTctaatctttttattattattattatttaaagaccACAAATTACAATACAAATTGTCAGCAGGGAAAGTGTTTCCCGTAAAGAACAGATTCCTCCTGCGTTATATGTATTCCTAACATTTTTCCAATCTGAGGTTGATGAGTTAAGCATTTACtgctttcaaaaatgttcaaaagatTCTGCTACTCTAAGCACACATCTAGCTATGTAATCTATTACATACATGTCACATTACGAGTGATGCCTAATCCTTACCTTGTACATTTAGAGGTATCAACTCATTGAGCTGCAACAATATACACATGTAAATACAATCTGAATATTAGTATAGGGTTATAAAACTTCACAGAGCTTGAGCCTAGAACATGATACACTTAGTGAGGAATGCTACTTTTCAAAGCCTTTACTGGATGTATTTTTACCACAAACAGGTACGTTGTAAGCCACTAAAATGCTGTGTGAATGCAATTATATCATGATCTGAGAAAGGGAGATTAGAGTTGTCCCTGTGGTGAGGAGGGTGGATGCGAGGACTCACCGTGGTGTCATTGGTGGTGACATAAACCAGGACCTCCGTGGTGCCCCTGCCGCTCACATATCTGTAGCAGTTCCACACACAGCCAATCAGGTAGGCCTGTACCCGGGAaggtgagaaaagaaaaaaaaacagggacctTTAACACCATCAGCTCCACTTCTCATTACTGCTGAGGCTGCTTGCCATCACCTCATCCATCCCTGAAGGTTAGGGATGATGATGCCATGGATGCGTCATATCAAGTCCTTATAGAACATTGGTATAGAGTGCTGCAGAAAGGAGTCCTAACCTGAACATTTGTcagctattttttatttatggttCCCTCATGTCAAGGTCGATGTTTTGTTTAATGGgtagatgcctgaaataaggagGCGGTGGTGGAGAAGTCTATAGGGATTTGGCTTGGGAACctgaaggtcaccggttcaagtccccgaaagaccaagaGCAAGGaaccgttccctacactgctcccggGCGCTGTACATTTGTCAtcccactgctcccaacactaggatgggtcaaatgcagaatgtacatttcacGTCtttgggacgattaagggtatattctcTATCTTCTAGGGATTTACGACATAGTATGCCCATAAAAAACCCACATTTTGAAGCCTTCACTTTAAAAGGCAGTCGATGAACAATTAGCTAAAAGAGAGTACGTGTTTTAAGGGATATTAAACGTCATCAATCCAAACAAGTTCACCATCTTTTCAGTGATGTGGACATTGTAGTTATTCAGCTGTATTTTTGGGTGGGTTATAGCCTCATATTATCCTTTTTACTTTGTGTAATTGCACTTACACTTTTAAAATCCCAAGTTAGAGTGCATTTCTGAATATTATCTTGCTGAAAAAAAGTATGTCTCAAACCTGTTGGCCACAAAGCTTAATTTtggcaataatccaaaatcaaatagaaacaacccattggctttttgtcgaGTGATCCATGATGCCAACTTCTGGGATGGCCTACAAACAGTTGTACTCCCTGCAGCACTCTTTTAGCTACCTTTTGGACATAACAGTTCAGGATTGGATACAGTTGTACTAATGTAAGGATATCTTCCTGGACAATGTTGTCCTTCTTGCTCTTTCACCAACATTTCAGCCAAGACGACTGACCAGGCATCTCCTGCCCTCAGTAAAAAGCTACGGTAGCACTCTGGTGAGGCTGGTCCAACTTGGCAGAAGAACAGGAGGTTCATTGTGcatgcgtgtatgtgtgtgagtagCCTGCTGAGTCGCTACTTCTGCCAGCAGTAGGCGCAACGGACCGACCAGGAAACCGGGCTGCTTGCTTTCCAATCACTTTACCATCTGCTGAGCCGACCTCCTCGCTGTGACACCGACAGTTTCAATCACAATGATAATGTGCGTGGCTGGCTGTACGCACTGATATGAAGTCTGAGCTCGAACCTCCTGCCCatatactttacatttctttattcatcCGCCCATCTGTCCATCAGcatcccttttttctctctcctgctccctTCCTGTCTATCTGTATCCATCATTCATGCAGATATTCTTCTGTCAAGTGCAGTCAAGTGGAGGATGTTGGCTTCAGCAGGAACTTTAGCAGGTGTTGCCTGTGTGCTCAGAACTCAACGCGTCCTTGAGGTTTCAGATCTGGCCCTTTTCCAGGGAACTGACTCAAAAATCATCACTACAATAgctaatatatacagtacagtgcagtacTGACAATACAAAACAGGTTCTACTCATTTTACCTGGTAGATTTCAGATGATATTAATCTATATTTGCTCTTAAAATGCTGAAATTTAAGCAGTTAAACTACCCCATATACTACTGTGCCTCTCTGCCTGAGACACGACATGTAGAACTCTTCTCTCTGTAAAGTCAGCAGTGTATCTTCCAGTTGCTGCTTCCTATCATAAAACCCCGGCTCTGGCTTTGGATATCTGCCGAGAACATATCCAATCTGAGCTTAGAGGAAAAACAACTTGATTTGATTGTACAGATGACTGAAACTTCCTGTCCTATCTCATCCCGGAGCCCCTGAGCATTGCTACGCCTGGAGAGTCATCCATGCATTAAGGGGGAATAAGCTTGACTGGAGTTGGTTTCCTGTTGTCCCTGACCCGCTGCTCTCCGACGCTGTGATAATCCCATGAAAAACATTGTTAACGGGAAAGTTCACACTGGCAGATTCATTACACACGCCATATGGTTCGTAGTGCATGGTATGCACACAGTGTGGGACTTAATTGACTTAATTATGTTGCAATATGACAGGCACATCTATAAAAAGGCAGCTCTACAGGGGACacatgttcagtgtgtgtgtgtagtgtgtagaCGTGttgcatattttcattttcaaagtatACCTTTTTCTATTCATGttcagatggatggatggagttaAAATAATAAGCTAAAGCGAGGCAGACGCTTTGAATCTTCAGAGATAAAGACGCTCTGTGAGCTCACCTTGAAGGAGAGGATGCAGCCAATGAAGAGCAGGACTGCAAAAACTAGGCACATGTTGTTGGTGGACATGATGTCCTCTTTGTAAGGGAATGTCCccggctgaaacagagggatacaCATACATAACATAAACAGGAGTGATACAAAAGACAGAAAGTGTCCTTTAACACATCAGCATCTGATAAAACCTCCAACCTTCACCTTCATTCCTACAAGAAATAGACTCTTGATCAACATAACTAAGACCTGTTTTATTCTGCAGTTATCACACGAATTAAAAAGCAGTGAACAACTCcataatattaaatgttttccattgttACTTAACTCTACATTTATACAATATTTCAAGAACAAAAACCACCCTGCAGTTtgaaaatacataattaaaagtAGGAGATTTGATTGTAGGTAAATAGATCTCACCAGTTGCTGGAGGTAGTCCTGCACCGTGTTGggataaacaacaacactaatGGCTACCAGTGTGTTAAGGGCAAAGTCGAACATTTGGTAGCAGAAGAATGGAATGATCCAAGCAGCATGTTGCTATGTGAGAGAGATTGAGAATAGATGAAGAGactcagaaaaaaagacaagttGTTTCTTCAGTTCAGACGTCCGGTTGAATTTCATTTGTATGGCTTGTTTATTCACCTTGTAAGCACCATATGTTGCCATGCCACATATAAGAATCATGAGCAGGGATATTGCAGTGGCTATGCAGAtatctggaaaacaaacaaacataacaacATGAGAACAGATTACTCGTGACGCGCAGTGACCTCACTGTACgtgcttaattgttatgcaatTTGTGctaaatgt harbors:
- the laptm4b gene encoding lysosomal-associated transmembrane protein 4B isoform X1; translated protein: MISPWDRWYSTSCCLCCHVRTGTIILGIWYMLINAVVLLILLSALNDPVQYRYHLTSSELGTDIDVMDDANICIATAISLLMILICGMATYGAYKQHAAWIIPFFCYQMFDFALNTLVAISVVVYPNTVQDYLQQLPGTFPYKEDIMSTNNMCLVFAVLLFIGCILSFKAYLIGCVWNCYRYVSGRGTTEVLVYVTTNDTTLNELIPLNVQGSAAPVRGGHRYTPEGSPSPVYGGMRDVPPAGPHTPNTFHISLPSLGPKRWLEHVGKQDKTMS
- the laptm4b gene encoding lysosomal-associated transmembrane protein 4B isoform X2, whose product is MISPWDRWYSTSCCLCCHVRTGTIILGIWYMLINAVVLLILLSALNDPVQYRYHLTSSELGTDIDVMDDANICIATAISLLMILICGMATYGAYKQHAAWIIPFFCYQMFDFALNTLVAISVVVYPNTVQDYLQQLPGTFPYKEDIMSTNNMCLVFAVLLFIGCILSFKAYLIGCVWNCYRYVSGRGTTEVLVYVTTNDTTVLLPPYEEAIAIPPKDPPPQYMEA